A window of Penaeus chinensis breed Huanghai No. 1 chromosome 9, ASM1920278v2, whole genome shotgun sequence genomic DNA:
TGAGCTTCCCGCCCGGTCTTCTTGTCTTGGTACGAACTATAGGTGGAGCCACGAATCGGCGCTGAGTACATTCCATTCCATTTGCATTCATAATTGCAAATCTTTCATTTCTCGGATACGCATGTTTACACTTATGGGCCGCCACGCCCCTCCCCTCTGCTGCAACGTGCCTCTACCCCGCCGCATAATCTAAAAGGCGGTAATGAACAAAAGACACCGAAGACTACATTTCGCAAGAGTGAGGGGCTTTAGGTGTGGAAGGAGACGAGAGCAAGTGAGTGGGTATGATGTTACCCTGTTATCACGCGACAGTCATCCTGTGTAGGACGTGGCGGCGCTTCTGTCATCACGAACAGGAAAACACTTTTGTCGCCATGTACTACTCACGAAGAAAAATAATCTCTGCTTACAAGATGGAAATAACACAAGTATTCTCGATGATTCACATTAATGGAGAGTCTTCCGTCTAATAGGGTTTTAAATGCCAGGCGGCGTCCTttgtttggtgtgcgtgtgtgtttgcgtatgtgtatgttgatgtgtgtgtacgtacatgtgtgtgtgcgtgcgtttacgaCTTAACCTGTACGCAGGAGGTGTCAAGTGGAGCTAAGACACCTCACCAGCTACTGCTCTTGTTGATAGCAGCCGCATGTCGTTCTTGAATAGCCTCAGTATAGACTTCGGTTCCTGAGACTCAGTAAATCGCAGTGAAATCCACACCGAGATtgcaaaattataaatataaatatatgtatgtctatcccgaaggccttttcgctgcatTGCTTCTTCAGGACACGaagaagcgaaaaggccttcgggatattcgtgttttcttgttcttcccttcgttgttctatttgcaacttgttcgacatgaattacacacacacacacacacacacacacacacacacacacacacacacacacacacatttatatacatacatgcacacatacatacacaattatattcagatatttatatttatatgcaaatgtatatgtgttacgtgtatgtaggtatatccaCTGGACATGGGACTGTGACCAAAAtaaaccccacacacacgcacgcatcctAACTCGACATTTGAGAGACTGAATTAAATTGTCTGATTATAGTTTACGAGAATACTTGACAACAAATTCTGATTgaataactgaaaataaaatagttatttgTTAAGTACTTTAATTAGTGATGTTGTGTAATGTTTATTACGGGATGTTGATAAGATTTCAGGCGAATATGATGCAAGTGAAACTGATAACTGCAGAGAGTGAAGGTGATAGTTTGCCCAAACTCAGGAAAAGAAAAACCTGGCAACTCACCTTAGACTCCAGAGTACTCCGATTCGTCAAgtttcttttgaaaaaaaaaatatatatataaatgaatacaataaatgataaaataaagatgaataaataaaatataagtaaatcaaTAGATATTTAATGTGCATTTATCTTTTAAAATaccaatcataaataaatataagcattAAGTATCAGCTGATTACAAGTAAAGAGAGATTTTAGCGAATCGGAGTACGCCAGTAtccgggtgagttgccagtttcgcATTTCCTGAGACTGGACGCACTATAAACATGGATGAAAGATTTTGaaactaaaaggaaagaaagagagagcagaaatcAGAAAGGAAAAATCTCTGAATAACAAATCTTGAAAAAATATACAGAACCGAGGAATATATcagtaaaagaaatatatgtaaaataatccATGTAGAACTAGAAATGTTCCAGAACTCTCAGGGAAAAATGACTAGTTAATATGAAATAAGAGTGATAGAAAATGAAATCCTAAAAGATGGATTTTTGGCACAGGAAAACATCTATGCTTCTCTTGGTCAAAACTTTCAGACGTGTTTATAAGACTGCCAGAAGAGGgagaattttgattttgttttatgtatttatttttctttgagtgTGTAGAAAAATGTGGACTATTTTCAATATCGATGGAGTCcgatggtattttttttattatttcatgtacgtgaaaggaaaagaaaaaccctTAGGACTTTTTGAGAATAAAATTAGAatagaataataatcaaaaagaattaaactttgcaaaaaaaaaaaaacgtaatcgaACTATTAAACaagatgatttttaaaaatgccGAACGGAAGAATGAGtttcaagaaagagaaaaagtaaaaaaaaaaataataataataataataagaccgaGATTTAAGAATTTTTGTAATAGAGTTCGCCAAAACcctttaaaaagaagaagaagaagaaaaaaaaaaatattcacacacaaacaaacccctcTTTTTATGCActcccttagaaaaaaaaaaaaaaaaaaagcaggaaataTCTTAATACAcacgtaaccccctcccccctctctctacccccccttcagCAGGTGGACGACGCCGACCCCTCCCGTGACAGAGGAGGAGTACCGCGTCCGCTGGGAGGGCCACGGCAACCACCTGGCACAGCACCTGGCACGCCTCGAGCAGGACCCCGCCTCCGCCGACGCCACGCTGGCCACCAAGGGCgcctccttccccgcccacaGGATCGTCCTCGCCGCCGCCAGCTCCTTCTTCCGCTCCGTGCTGCAGGTTGGTGCTGGAGGCGCTGAtgctttcatttattatcattgtcattattattattatcattatcagtttattattattattattattattattattattattattattattattattattattattgttattgttattgttattgtcattgttattgttaccattataattgttattattaaacacacacacacacatacaaacctatCCCCTAACTCAGGCAATCCACTCCACATTCTTGAACAAAGCCCTTAGACTCATCAGTACCCTTCCACAACACAGAAATACCTCTGAACAACTtacctctctgccccccccccccccctgaagaacgtacctctctgcccccccccctctctgccctctctgcccctccccttcgaATAACctacctctctacccctccccccctgattaacgcacccctctgcccccctcccctttgaaTAACCTACctctctacccccgccccccctgatTAACGCACCCCTCTGCCCCCTGAAGAACGTGCCAGTCGGCCAACATCCGGTCGTGGTTGTTCGCGGCGCACAACCCCGCCACCTCCGCTACATCCTCTCCTTCTGCTACACCGGCTGCGTCGACGTGCCCACGCAGGAGCTCCAGGAGGTGGTGAAGGTGAGATCGAGAGGGCCTGGTGTCCGTCAGGATGTTTTTTTTAAGGAGGAAAGTCCTAGAATAAAGATCGTTtatgtaatattatgtatatgtacatatgtatatgtatatgtatatatatatttttttatttcatagaataaaaaaaaaaaaaaaatatgtaatatatcgtCCTGGAAGTAATAGAAAGTCTGAAGATAAAGATTATTGATAAGATATATCGTCCAAAAAGTAAAGATATTCGTCGtccaagaaaataagagaaaatcctAGCCTAAAGAGAGATACAGCCACACATATTTACGTCATATCTCTCACATCGTCGCTGATTCCGACCGCGCCCTCTCCCCCAGCTGGCAGAGGACCTGGACATCACCTCCTTGCGCGTGGACTGCTCCTCCGCGCCCTCCTCGCCGGCCGCCTCCCGCCTGCCACCGTCGGCGTCCTACCGATCGCGCTTCTTCCGGTCGGAGCCCAAGAGGTTCACCTTCACGCCCCCGGCCAGCTCGTCCTCGCCCCCGACGCCCACGCAGGTCGAGGGCTCTCCGGGGCCTAAGAGGTCGGCCGCCTCGCCCTCGCTCGCTGAGGAACAGGTATGAGGGTGTTGGAGGACGTCGCTGCGTAGGGCGGCCTTGAGTTTTgggtctgtgttttgtgtgttgcgCGGGGTCATGCTTGGTTGAATTTATGGTGTTGTAGAGTATTATCAGAATACTATTTTTCCCTGTGTTAGAGGTTGGAAATGTATGGAATTAGGAATGGCTGAACTGAGATAGTACTGATCAAACAACAAATTGAGGAAACTTACCACATGTGTTCAAATAAATGTACAGAATATGCTCCTGTTATCCATCACGTTTAGTAAACATCCAGTCCAATGCTAATAGAAAACAGATCGTAAAAGACCTGCTAGTGTTCctctattataatataatttataagccCGCAAGCGCCTGTCTATTGCATAATGATTTCAACCATCTTATAAAAACCTCGTCAGTTACTTTTCAATTCTATACGATAAGGAAAGCGAATGGATGAGCATaacgtccccttctctcccctcgacGCCATCCTGAAGGTGAGCAAGCGCTTCAAGGGCGAGCCTCTGCCGGCCGCGCTCGAGAGCGACCTGGCCTTCCCCTCGCGGTGCACGCCCCCCGCCTCCGCCCCGCCTCAGCCACGCCCCCATGGCAGTCCCTTCTTCTCCGGTGACCCTCCGAGCCCGCCCCGGTCCGCACCGCCCCTGGG
This region includes:
- the LOC125028772 gene encoding proline-rich protein 36-like, which produces MRMECSHFRKTPTALRSLGPILRLAATGPQDALRLARESGSRGLPRIGGNGRYDTKTAMVTSYLTISFGVESGIGSEKEEYRVRWEGHGNHLAQHLARLEQDPASADATLATKGASFPAHRIVLAAASSFFRSVLQNVPVGQHPVVVVRGAQPRHLRYILSFCYTGCVDVPTQELQEVVKLAEDLDITSLRVDCSSAPSSPAASRLPPSASYRSRFFRSEPKRFTFTPPASSSSPPTPTQVEGSPGPKRSAASPSLAEEQVSKRFKGEPLPAALESDLAFPSRCTPPASAPPQPRPHGSPFFSGDPPSPPRSAPPLGEDLAPSDLSLDKEGAGGVSLVPPSRLLHPTTSASTSNPASPKGDLPASPTLHDKRRFTSSLSRSSLHEPLTPSTPSTPTTPNLPALGTDSASGTSSGRSGVSPSPGSRVLLWRFLLDLLHNPRYSPIYIRWLDRPAGIFRSARSQ